A genomic region of Streptomyces sp. R33 contains the following coding sequences:
- a CDS encoding ATP-binding cassette domain-containing protein, with translation MTRGGAWGRVAPEGRRFLRGHKRAAGRMAAWSLLESAHTFLGGYGVARALDDGFLAGRTATGLGWLAAAGAGALLGGFALRGVFAGLADLVEPLRDGLVRRAVRQALDRAVADPAGAADTGAVSRLTQQTEMARDSFAGLVLTARSFVFTAVGAIVGMAALAPLLLLVVLPPLLLGMAAFLATLRPLASVQRRSLDTDEALADRVGTLAEGLRDIVASGGQTAAQTRVEPLIATQERLARTLAGWAALRTLALGTAGRLPVIALLAATPWLLAHGITAGTLAGGLTYLVQALLPALNSLMTAMGSAGTRLLVVLERFSAPAPPDPAGHSPAKPQPPRPAGPRPDAAAELRGVTFAYGPGAAPVLDGLDLAVRPGEHLAVVGPSGIGKSTLTALLAGMLSPDAGSVLVAGEAARRGPGATGPDPRRTLLPQQAYVFTGTVRENLTHLAAAPGTPGPGDARLQRAVRALGLDELVARLGGLDAEVSPRLLSRGESQQLALAAAYLSPAPLLLLDEATCHLDPAAEERAERALADRPGTLVVVAHRVSSAARADRVLVLDGTRAVCGTHEDLPARSPLYRDLVGRWNQAADE, from the coding sequence GTGACCCGGGGCGGGGCCTGGGGCCGGGTGGCCCCCGAGGGCCGGCGGTTCCTGCGCGGCCACAAACGGGCCGCCGGCCGGATGGCCGCATGGTCGCTCCTGGAGTCCGCGCACACCTTCCTCGGCGGCTACGGGGTGGCCCGCGCCCTCGACGACGGCTTCCTCGCCGGCCGCACCGCCACCGGTCTCGGCTGGCTGGCCGCGGCCGGAGCCGGAGCGCTGCTCGGCGGGTTCGCGCTGCGCGGAGTGTTCGCCGGGCTCGCGGACCTCGTGGAGCCGCTGCGGGACGGCCTGGTCCGGCGAGCGGTGCGGCAGGCGCTTGACCGTGCGGTCGCCGACCCGGCGGGCGCTGCGGACACGGGCGCCGTGTCCCGGCTGACCCAGCAGACGGAGATGGCCCGGGACTCCTTCGCAGGGCTGGTCCTGACGGCACGTTCGTTCGTGTTCACCGCCGTGGGCGCCATCGTCGGCATGGCCGCCCTGGCGCCCCTGCTGCTGCTGGTCGTGCTGCCGCCCCTGCTGCTGGGCATGGCCGCCTTCCTGGCCACACTGCGCCCGCTGGCCTCCGTACAACGCAGGTCCCTGGACACCGACGAGGCGCTGGCCGACCGGGTGGGGACGCTGGCCGAGGGCCTGCGCGACATCGTCGCCTCCGGCGGACAGACGGCTGCGCAAACCCGGGTGGAACCCCTGATCGCCACCCAGGAACGGCTGGCACGCACCCTCGCGGGCTGGGCGGCCCTGCGCACCCTGGCCCTCGGCACCGCGGGCCGGCTGCCGGTGATCGCACTCCTCGCCGCGACGCCCTGGCTGCTGGCCCACGGGATCACCGCCGGCACGCTGGCCGGCGGCCTCACGTACCTGGTGCAGGCCCTGCTCCCCGCCCTCAACTCCCTGATGACCGCGATGGGTTCCGCCGGAACCCGGCTGCTCGTGGTCCTCGAACGCTTCAGCGCTCCGGCGCCGCCCGACCCGGCCGGCCACAGCCCCGCGAAGCCGCAGCCGCCCCGGCCGGCCGGCCCGCGGCCCGACGCCGCGGCCGAGCTCCGGGGCGTCACCTTCGCCTACGGCCCCGGCGCGGCTCCCGTGCTCGACGGCCTCGACCTGGCGGTGCGCCCGGGGGAGCACCTCGCGGTGGTCGGACCGAGCGGTATCGGCAAGTCCACGCTCACCGCCCTGCTGGCCGGAATGCTGTCACCCGACGCGGGATCGGTCCTCGTCGCCGGCGAGGCCGCCCGCCGGGGACCGGGGGCCACCGGCCCGGACCCGCGGCGGACCCTGCTGCCGCAGCAGGCCTACGTGTTCACCGGCACCGTACGGGAGAACCTGACCCACCTCGCCGCTGCCCCGGGCACCCCCGGGCCCGGCGACGCCCGGCTGCAGCGCGCCGTCCGTGCCCTCGGGCTGGACGAGCTCGTGGCACGGCTCGGCGGCCTGGACGCCGAGGTGTCCCCCCGGCTGCTGTCCCGGGGCGAGAGCCAGCAGCTCGCACTCGCCGCCGCCTACCTCTCGCCCGCCCCGCTGCTGCTGCTCGACGAGGCCACCTGCCACCTGGACCCGGCTGCCGAGGAGCGTGCCGAACGGGCCCTCGCGGACCGTCCCGGGACCCTCGTCGTCGTGGCCCACCGCGTCTCGTCCGCGGCCCGCGCCGACCGGGTCCTCGTCCTCGACGGGACCCGCGCCGTCTGCGGCACGCATGAAGACCTCCCCGCCAGGTCACCCCTGTACCGCGATCTGGTGGGGAGGTGGAACCAGGCCGCGGACGAGTGA
- a CDS encoding response regulator transcription factor, with the protein MTKVLVLHSVSLVRSALAALLRSEGSFEVTSAGWRAAARQAESLRPDVTVVDLDCPGTTAVLADGGRAYHQVLASPSTVLVLASTDAPGQLHRAFRAEARGYVDKDGSPGRLVRAVRKVAAGERFIDASLASAFMEADPVPLSPRELSVLTRAAEGDSIAEIARTLHLASGTVRNYMAAATRKTGARNLIDAIRISRRAGWV; encoded by the coding sequence ATGACGAAGGTCCTTGTCCTGCACAGCGTCAGCCTGGTCAGGTCGGCACTGGCCGCCCTCCTGAGATCCGAAGGCTCCTTCGAGGTCACGTCGGCGGGCTGGCGGGCCGCGGCACGCCAAGCCGAGTCCTTACGACCAGATGTGACGGTCGTCGACCTCGACTGTCCGGGGACGACGGCCGTCCTCGCCGATGGCGGGCGCGCGTACCACCAGGTCCTCGCCTCCCCGTCCACCGTCCTGGTCCTCGCGTCGACCGACGCACCGGGGCAGCTGCACCGCGCCTTCCGCGCCGAGGCGCGCGGCTACGTCGACAAGGACGGCTCACCGGGGCGGCTCGTACGGGCGGTCCGGAAGGTCGCCGCGGGGGAACGGTTCATCGACGCCTCGCTTGCTTCCGCGTTCATGGAGGCCGACCCCGTGCCGCTGAGCCCGCGGGAGCTGAGCGTGCTGACCCGGGCCGCGGAGGGCGATTCGATCGCCGAGATCGCCCGTACGCTGCACCTGGCGAGCGGGACGGTACGCAACTACATGGCCGCGGCGACCCGCAAGACCGGGGCGCGCAACCTCATCGACGCGATCCGGATATCCCGGCGGGCCGGCTGGGTCTGA
- a CDS encoding DUF4230 domain-containing protein, whose translation METSSDRPGGSRRPWWGRITAVLVVVVVLIVLVARFGPVPGFGSLFGEETRDRSGPALLKSIQDMDRYEAAVGNFQVVVDLEKDAAFLPDAIRGTRTLYVGAGTVSGYVDLGGLGERNVTVNGDRTEASIRLPHAVLGTAALDPNRSYAVSKQRGLLDRIGDLFSDNPAGEQAVQKLAAQHIDEAARDSGLAERAEKNTTAMLEGLLRTLGFREVTVAYG comes from the coding sequence ATGGAAACCTCTTCTGATCGTCCGGGCGGCTCGCGGCGCCCGTGGTGGGGGCGGATCACGGCCGTTCTCGTGGTGGTCGTGGTGCTGATCGTGCTCGTGGCGCGCTTCGGCCCGGTTCCGGGATTCGGCAGCCTCTTCGGCGAGGAGACGCGGGACCGCTCCGGCCCGGCTCTGCTCAAGTCGATCCAGGACATGGACCGTTACGAGGCTGCCGTCGGCAACTTCCAGGTGGTCGTGGACCTGGAGAAGGACGCGGCGTTTCTGCCGGACGCCATCCGCGGAACGCGCACCCTGTACGTGGGGGCCGGCACGGTCAGCGGTTACGTCGACCTGGGCGGGCTGGGCGAGCGGAACGTCACCGTGAACGGCGACCGCACCGAAGCGTCGATCCGGCTGCCGCACGCGGTGCTCGGCACGGCCGCCCTCGACCCGAACCGCTCGTACGCGGTGTCGAAGCAGCGCGGCCTGCTGGACCGGATCGGTGACCTGTTCTCCGACAACCCGGCAGGTGAGCAGGCCGTGCAGAAGCTCGCCGCGCAGCACATCGACGAAGCGGCCCGCGACAGCGGTCTCGCGGAGCGCGCCGAGAAGAACACCACGGCGATGCTGGAGGGGCTCCTCCGCACCCTCGGCTTCCGTGAGGTGACGGTCGCCTACGGGTGA
- a CDS encoding NAD(P)/FAD-dependent oxidoreductase has translation MARPRILVVGAGFAGVECVRRLERRLSPAEAEITLVTPSSFQLYLPLLPQVAAGVLTPQSIAVSLRRSRRHRTRIVPGGAVGVDTRAKVCVVRKISGELTPLAYDHLVLAPGSVTRSFDIPGLAEHARGMKTLAEAAHLRDHVIAQLDLADACEDEAERASRLRFVVVGGGYAGTETAACLQRLTHHAVRRYPRLDPRQIRWHLVDIAPTLMPELGEALGASALDVLRRRGIEVSLGVSVAKAGPDEVTLTDGRVLRTRTLIWTAGVAASPLIATLEADTDHGRLVVSPDLTVPGRPGVLALGDAAAVPDLAAGRDGAVCPPTAQHAQRQGRRAADNLIATLRNRPLRPYRHEDLGLVVDLGGRDGVSRPLGIELRGMPAQAVARGYHWAALRTHVARTRVLTNWLLNAVAGDDFVRTGFQAWRPPALREFEHTDAYLTPEQVRAHSASLRAGRLP, from the coding sequence GTGGCACGTCCGAGGATCCTGGTGGTGGGTGCCGGCTTCGCCGGTGTGGAGTGCGTACGCCGCCTCGAGCGGCGCCTCTCCCCCGCCGAAGCGGAGATCACCCTCGTCACCCCGTCCTCCTTCCAGCTGTACCTGCCGCTGCTGCCGCAGGTGGCCGCCGGGGTGCTGACACCGCAGTCGATCGCCGTGTCCCTGCGCCGCAGCCGCCGGCACCGTACCCGCATCGTTCCCGGCGGCGCCGTCGGCGTGGACACCCGGGCGAAGGTGTGCGTCGTACGGAAGATCTCCGGCGAGCTGACCCCGCTGGCCTACGACCACCTGGTCCTGGCCCCCGGCAGCGTCACCCGCTCCTTCGACATCCCCGGGCTCGCCGAGCACGCCCGCGGTATGAAGACCCTCGCGGAGGCCGCCCACCTGCGCGATCACGTCATCGCGCAGCTCGATCTCGCCGATGCCTGCGAGGATGAGGCGGAGCGGGCGTCCCGGCTCCGCTTCGTCGTCGTGGGCGGCGGCTACGCCGGCACCGAGACGGCGGCCTGCCTGCAGCGGCTCACCCACCACGCGGTCCGGCGCTACCCGCGCCTGGACCCGCGGCAGATCCGCTGGCACCTCGTGGACATCGCGCCGACGCTGATGCCCGAACTCGGCGAAGCCCTCGGCGCATCGGCGCTCGACGTGCTGAGGAGGCGCGGCATCGAGGTGTCGCTCGGCGTGTCCGTCGCCAAGGCCGGGCCGGACGAGGTGACGCTCACCGACGGGCGTGTCCTGCGCACCCGCACCCTGATCTGGACCGCCGGGGTGGCCGCCAGCCCGCTCATCGCCACCTTGGAGGCCGACACCGATCACGGACGGCTCGTGGTCTCCCCCGACCTGACGGTACCCGGCCGTCCCGGAGTCCTCGCGCTCGGCGACGCGGCCGCGGTCCCCGACCTCGCCGCAGGCCGGGACGGGGCCGTCTGCCCGCCCACTGCCCAGCACGCTCAGCGGCAGGGGCGCAGGGCCGCCGACAACCTCATCGCGACCCTACGCAACCGGCCGCTGCGGCCCTACCGGCACGAGGACCTCGGGCTGGTGGTCGACCTGGGCGGACGCGACGGAGTCTCCAGGCCGCTCGGCATCGAGCTGCGCGGAATGCCCGCGCAGGCGGTGGCCCGCGGGTACCACTGGGCGGCGCTGCGCACCCATGTGGCCAGGACGAGGGTGCTGACGAACTGGCTCCTCAACGCGGTCGCGGGCGACGACTTCGTACGGACGGGCTTCCAGGCGTGGAGGCCACCGGCGCTGCGGGAGTTCGAGCACACCGACGCGTACCTGACGCCCGAACAGGTTCGCGCACACTCGGCTTCCCTTCGTGCGGGGCGCCTGCCTTAG
- a CDS encoding ATP-binding protein — protein sequence MAQRRRLALSGVRGHVAKGRDFTRRALQDWGWDGNATAEDALLLVSELLTNASLHAGGCIELVVSAGEVLRIEVFDGTTTLPHRHPSPQRGLPGGHGLHIVERLSDRWGTHVHDNGKAVWAEIEASRLTSGRPSSR from the coding sequence GTGGCACAGCGCCGTCGGCTCGCCCTCTCGGGCGTCCGCGGCCACGTGGCCAAGGGCCGCGACTTCACACGCCGGGCCCTGCAGGACTGGGGCTGGGACGGCAACGCGACCGCCGAGGACGCCCTGCTCCTCGTCTCCGAGCTGCTCACCAACGCCTCACTGCACGCGGGTGGTTGCATCGAACTCGTGGTCTCGGCCGGCGAGGTCCTGCGCATCGAGGTCTTCGACGGCACGACGACACTGCCCCACCGCCACCCCTCCCCGCAGCGCGGACTCCCCGGCGGCCACGGCCTCCACATAGTGGAGCGCCTCTCCGATCGCTGGGGCACCCACGTCCATGACAACGGCAAGGCCGTCTGGGCCGAGATCGAGGCATCGCGGCTGACCTCGGGCAGGCCCAGCAGCCGGTGA
- a CDS encoding anti-sigma factor RsbA family regulatory protein produces the protein MMNVSASAPGGFVHPALFYRGQAEYLAGVGGFVRAALAADEPVLVAVPAPRLESLRDGLGVDAAEVTWTDMTQLGRNPGRILAALQEFADRHAGRPARIVGEPIWPGRTQAEVLEATRHEALINTAFAGRGATILCPYDVPGLPAAVVSDARRTHPTVIVEDKNLPSAEYADPSVVWADCDRPLPEPDGGVPRFGYTHGELGEVRAYTGAWARGTALSTARRGDLIIAVSEAAANSLAHGGGSGSLRLWSTDGTGVVAEIRDGGHLADPLAGRRRPSLASANGGRGLWMIHQLCDLVEIRASDTGLTLRMHMTCA, from the coding sequence ATGATGAACGTATCTGCGTCCGCCCCCGGGGGCTTCGTCCACCCCGCCTTGTTCTACCGGGGCCAGGCGGAGTACCTGGCGGGAGTGGGCGGGTTCGTACGGGCCGCCCTCGCGGCCGATGAGCCGGTGCTCGTGGCCGTGCCCGCCCCTCGCCTGGAGTCTCTGCGCGACGGCCTCGGCGTCGATGCGGCCGAGGTCACCTGGACGGACATGACGCAGCTGGGCCGCAACCCCGGCCGCATCCTGGCCGCCCTGCAGGAATTCGCCGACCGGCACGCGGGCCGGCCGGCCCGGATCGTCGGCGAGCCGATCTGGCCCGGACGCACGCAGGCGGAGGTACTGGAGGCCACGCGCCACGAGGCCCTCATCAACACCGCCTTCGCAGGACGAGGGGCCACCATCCTGTGCCCGTACGACGTACCGGGCCTGCCGGCCGCAGTGGTGTCCGACGCCCGGCGTACCCACCCCACCGTCATCGTGGAGGACAAGAACCTGCCCAGCGCGGAGTACGCCGACCCCTCGGTGGTCTGGGCCGACTGCGATCGCCCGCTGCCCGAACCGGACGGGGGTGTGCCCCGGTTCGGGTACACCCACGGTGAGTTGGGCGAGGTGCGCGCCTACACGGGGGCATGGGCCCGCGGCACGGCCCTGAGCACGGCCCGGCGCGGCGATCTCATCATCGCGGTCAGCGAGGCCGCCGCGAACTCCCTCGCCCACGGCGGAGGGAGCGGATCGCTGCGGCTGTGGAGCACCGACGGAACCGGGGTGGTGGCCGAGATCCGCGATGGCGGTCATCTGGCCGACCCGCTGGCGGGGCGCCGCCGCCCCTCCCTGGCATCGGCCAACGGGGGCCGCGGCCTGTGGATGATCCATCAGCTGTGCGACCTGGTCGAGATCCGCGCCTCGGACACCGGCCTCACTCTGAGGATGCACATGACATGTGCCTGA
- a CDS encoding STAS domain-containing protein, producing MAPAHRHDGPLPPVGAQALYEDAMWADAVVRCAGAGNDGTGAPRPLTAQPLRDRPGALLHGSCDLGTRPILAAALGVVTRIPGPVVHLDLSGVAFLDAAAVAALVRANATVRGQGRRLLLHHPPYSLRKVVEMFPDECAALEVAA from the coding sequence ATGGCACCGGCCCACCGACACGACGGCCCCCTCCCGCCCGTCGGCGCACAGGCGCTCTACGAAGACGCGATGTGGGCGGACGCCGTCGTGCGGTGCGCGGGTGCCGGCAACGACGGGACCGGTGCGCCGCGGCCGCTCACCGCCCAGCCGCTGCGTGATCGTCCCGGCGCCCTGTTGCACGGCAGCTGCGACCTCGGCACCCGGCCGATCCTGGCTGCGGCGCTCGGCGTCGTCACCCGGATCCCCGGCCCGGTCGTCCATCTCGACCTCTCCGGCGTTGCCTTCCTCGACGCCGCCGCCGTCGCCGCCCTGGTACGGGCGAACGCCACCGTAAGGGGACAGGGCCGTCGTCTGCTGCTCCACCACCCGCCGTACTCGCTCCGCAAGGTAGTGGAGATGTTCCCGGACGAATGTGCCGCGCTGGAGGTCGCCGCATGA
- a CDS encoding SigB/SigF/SigG family RNA polymerase sigma factor — MSRSATAVSPIRATDVQITPSVPADGTTGAPPQGVTLPEVKNPRETSPADARELSKLFFARLRDLEEGTREYQYARNTLIEMNLSLVQFAARRFRARAHGGGLDIDDIIQVGIIGLIKAIDRYEPEREVEFSTLALPYITGEIKRYFRDTTWAVHVPRRLQELRSELAKAQETLTDVLGRAPTVREVARHLELTEEQVIDGLVAANGYTSGSLDTAGADSDEPATSSSRTTRPLAERLGDLDPAMELFEEFHTLAPLLEQLDERDRLILRLRFGQEKTQAEIGAELGISQMQVSRLLSRTLTRLRAGMLSV; from the coding sequence ATGTCTCGCTCGGCCACCGCGGTAAGTCCCATTCGTGCAACAGACGTGCAGATCACGCCCTCTGTACCCGCCGACGGGACCACGGGAGCCCCACCGCAGGGCGTGACACTGCCCGAGGTGAAGAATCCGCGGGAGACGTCACCTGCCGACGCGCGTGAGCTCTCGAAGCTGTTCTTCGCCAGGCTCCGCGACCTCGAAGAGGGCACGCGCGAGTACCAGTACGCCCGCAACACCCTGATCGAGATGAACCTCTCCCTCGTGCAGTTCGCCGCACGGCGCTTCCGCGCCCGCGCCCACGGCGGAGGCCTGGACATCGACGACATCATCCAGGTCGGCATCATCGGTCTCATCAAGGCCATCGACCGCTACGAACCCGAGCGCGAGGTCGAGTTCTCCACGCTCGCCCTCCCCTACATCACCGGTGAGATCAAACGCTACTTCCGCGACACCACCTGGGCCGTGCACGTCCCGCGCCGTCTGCAGGAACTGCGTTCCGAGCTCGCCAAAGCGCAGGAGACCCTGACCGACGTCCTGGGACGGGCCCCGACGGTCAGGGAAGTCGCCCGGCACCTCGAACTGACCGAGGAACAGGTCATCGACGGGCTGGTCGCCGCCAACGGCTACACGAGCGGCTCCCTGGACACCGCCGGCGCCGACAGTGACGAGCCCGCGACCTCCTCGAGCCGGACGACACGGCCGCTGGCGGAGCGGCTCGGCGACCTCGACCCCGCCATGGAACTCTTCGAGGAGTTCCACACCCTGGCCCCCCTGCTGGAGCAGCTGGACGAACGCGACCGGCTGATCCTCCGGCTGCGCTTCGGCCAGGAAAAGACCCAGGCCGAGATCGGCGCCGAACTCGGCATCTCCCAGATGCAGGTCTCGCGCCTGCTGTCGCGGACCCTGACCCGGCTGCGCGCCGGAATGCTCTCGGTCTAG
- a CDS encoding STAS domain-containing protein — protein MTGAGDTHHEGVVGDGYPAGAGWVVAAHGELDQDTLAPLEEALRSAADEHRVVVLDAGSVTFGDSSFLNLLLRVHHLTALRIAAPGEQLRRLFALTGADTVLSLYPSVEDAVGGS, from the coding sequence ATGACCGGAGCAGGGGACACGCACCACGAAGGCGTGGTCGGGGACGGCTACCCGGCCGGGGCCGGGTGGGTGGTGGCCGCGCACGGGGAGCTCGACCAGGACACGCTGGCCCCTCTCGAGGAGGCGCTCCGCTCGGCCGCGGACGAGCACCGGGTGGTGGTGCTGGACGCCGGCTCCGTCACCTTCGGCGACTCGTCGTTCCTGAACCTGCTGCTGCGGGTGCACCATCTGACCGCCCTGCGGATCGCCGCCCCCGGAGAGCAGCTCCGCCGGCTCTTCGCCCTGACGGGCGCCGATACGGTCCTGTCCCTGTACCCGAGCGTCGAAGACGCGGTCGGCGGGTCATGA
- a CDS encoding ATP-binding protein: protein MSVKVVGWARSFPVSRGVWAARQWTAGHLASLPWDDSAADTVHSVLLSVSELVTNAHLHAAGTAHLVLTWDGRCLHVSVADSDPRLPGARPADAEADAGATSGRGLGIVTTLADSWDIHACHGGKAITACFRPHCGADPHTGPPADRGGPLRS from the coding sequence TTGTCGGTCAAGGTCGTGGGCTGGGCACGCTCGTTTCCGGTATCGAGGGGCGTATGGGCGGCGCGGCAGTGGACCGCCGGGCACCTGGCGTCGCTGCCCTGGGACGATTCGGCCGCGGACACGGTGCACTCCGTACTCCTCAGCGTCTCCGAACTCGTCACCAACGCCCACCTGCACGCCGCCGGCACCGCCCATCTCGTGCTGACGTGGGACGGCCGGTGCCTCCATGTCAGCGTCGCCGACTCCGATCCGCGGCTGCCCGGCGCGCGGCCGGCCGATGCGGAGGCCGATGCCGGCGCCACCTCCGGCCGGGGGCTGGGGATCGTCACCACCCTGGCGGACTCGTGGGACATTCACGCGTGCCACGGCGGCAAGGCGATCACGGCCTGTTTCCGCCCCCACTGCGGGGCCGACCCCCACACCGGCCCGCCGGCCGACCGGGGCGGGCCACTGCGGTCATGA